CACCCCTAATACAGGAGCCGGAGGAACTGGAGTTGTTGCATGTACCTCGTTTGTTTGATTTGAAGGAATGGCCATTATTGATCAAGAAGTTTAAGAATCAATTTAAAGAAGGAGACAGAGACAAAGAAAACAGTAAACTTAACTAATAAAGAAATGAATTGTAATGGATCGTAAGCTAGAATTTACTagctatgctctgataccatgaaatTGTATGAAGTAGCAGAAGTAGTAGATGGACGAGAGAGAATGAGAGAGAAGATAGaaataaggaggaagaagatAGTATCAGATGTGTTATTCTCATTAATTAGAAAAATTGAATATTACAAGTGTATATTTATATAAGCTCCACATGGCTAACTGACTTAACCGCCTTCTTTATTCCTATTGATGGAGTCTAATAAGGGAAAATACCAAAATGCCCTTATGTAACCCCTTTCTCAACAGgattataaaaatatttggatAAATATTGAGTGATCACTCATAACTAaactctttttccttcttcttttggaaTTTTAATTGGCTAGCACACACGAATTTAAAATTTTAGATCCGCCACTAACCATTAGACTACGTAAGTAACAGTATAGTGTATACAATGCACAAGTCGTAGAGATAATTACAAATTTACAATCCCAAAAATAAAAAGTCTCTTGCGTGTTACGCACACATTCATAATTATTCTTTTTTGTTTCAAGTAGTGTAATTttacttaattaattaaattatatccTTATAAAACTTATTAATACTCCTATATAAGTATTGAATTCTAATATCATTCTCAACTCTATTCCTGGTTGGTTTTTTGATTTCAGGGCCATTTGAGGAGGGTATATTTTGGTTACCATCGCCTCACCGGTCTAATAAAATATATGactgaaacaaaataaaagaaaattatattctatTTTTCTAATTAATATGGTAATGTTTGGCCGAATACATAATTTAAGATATTAATTCAACTTATTTTAGAGTTATATAGGATCCGTTTGGCCAAAATAAACTtgagttttatttggcaaacacatgtttggtcataaattttgcctatattttgacaaaatctcaaatcccaaaacTAGCTCAATAGCTGATTTTGTGCCAAATCCCTAATAATACACatgtttttctaaaataaaattgggaaatatgttttgaaaacatatgtccaaacatattttcattttcataccaaatttcacccaaataagatttttcaaaacaaacttagaaatctatggccaaacgctagcatAGTGTACCTGGATAGGTTGTACAATAGTTTCCTTATATTGTGTAATTTTGCTTTAAAATTCACTTGTTTTTATATAGGAGGGTGTAAAATGATATAATTATCACATCTCACATAAGAGTACTTATTTAAGAGTTCCTGCACAAATTTATAAAAACTCTGAACCAGACCATTCTTTGTATTTAAGTTTTACCTTTGATAATCAAATTCTTTAACATTTATATATTTTGTTAGTGTTACTAGTAAATAAAAATTACAGTaattactaaaaagaaaattggAGAGATTTCAGGCGCCAAAATGCACAAAAAGCCCGCGCCTTTCTCCCTCCATGCACTAAACACCCCCGCCCTTTATTTCAAGTTTTCAACTCATTTCTAACCTCATTTTCACCTACACATTTCACAGTTTCATTGTCGCCGGCGAAAAGTGGCGGATTCCAAATTTAGACACCATTATTTCTGATTTAAAagctgaaatatatatatatatatctaacaCTTCAATAACTGCAAGTTATTTTGGATCCGTCACTTGTTCTAAGCGCCGGCAAAGTACAAATGCAGGGTCGCCTACACCACCCCCACACCGCCACTCCTATCGCCGACGTTATCCTCCCTAAGCGAGGCAAAAAACGGGGTAGTTACACCTGTGGTCGTTGTGGTGTTCCTAAAAAAGGCCACGTTTGTAGTTTTCCTAAGGACCTTAATCCTATTAGTAATCCAAACCCTAATCTCACTCCTAGTCCTAGTTCTAATCCCAGTCCCGATCCTGAATCATTCCGTTTGCCTTCTCCACTCTCGGTCGTCCGTCCTCAGTCGCCGCCACCTCCTCCGCCGCCGCAGCAACGTCTTATACTCCCGCAACTCCGGCGAGCACTTTCATTCGATGACATTGATGTTACTGACTCATGTAAATCTGATGACGAGGAAGATGAGTTTTTTTTGGATCCGGATAATGAATCGGATGTAATCGGGTCCGGAAAGTTGCCGGGGTATTGTTTATGGGAGGTGTTTAAGAGATTGCCGCCTCCGGCGTTGCTaacggcggctagggtttgtaaAGGGTGGAGGGATACTTCTAGAAGGGTCTGGAAGTCTGCCGAGGAACTTAGACTTCGGGTTCCGGTGAAGGCCCAGATTGGACTTGTTGGATCGGTGTTGAAGAAGTGTCCTGGGCTTGTTAAGCTTTCTGTTACAATGGAAAGGTTGGTTCTTTCAAAAAAATGGAATGGCGGGTCGGATCTAGGATTTGTCAATCGGATCTAGGAATAATAATATAAAAGGACTAAACTTTTTCTATTTAACAAATGAAGTTTGATTGAACAATGAAAGTAAATACTAACAAAAAAAACTGTAATTTGTTTAACATTTGATAATTTGCAATGAAATTGCTGTATAATGTTATAACCTTGAATACAGAATTATTGTCAGTGTGTATaacttaaattcttttaaaatttgtAATAAGTTTGGAATGCAAGTTTTGTGCGGTACTAGGTTAGATTTGAGTTAAATGATGTTGTGTAATACGTAGTAACAGAATGTACATTTGATTGATTATTACTGATGGTCTCTATTTTACAGTGATGTTGATGCTACCATGTTGGCATGCATTGCATTTTCCTGCCCGAAATTAGATTCGATAGAGATCTTCACATCTGGTACCTCAGTCAATCGGATCACGGGGTATGCTACTATGCTTTAGTTCTCTAATTTGCTATAAGTCTTGTTAGTAATACCCTTTGTTTTTGCCAATGGACATGTTTCTTGCGTAGTTAATCTTGTTCAATTGCAATATATTGAGTTCAATGAACTCGGTTTTGGGAGGAAAGGGGTATGCTAGGTTAAAAAACCTCGTCTGTAAATCATAGTTTCTGCAATCTTGGGAATTGATGCCATGAATTATTCATAAATGCCTTTTCTGCATAGTCACTTATTTGGTACCCCAATTGGAACGTTTGTTATTTTGTGATAACTAATCATTTAGTTAAAGTCCTCTAGCTGCATAGTGGGAGTGGCCTATCTAATATTTAGGTTCATGCAATATATAGTTGCTAAGGGGATGCAAATTGCATTCTCTATATATTTTATGAAAGCCATGCCATCTAATGCAGGGATGAGTTGGGTCGTTTTGTTGCTGACAAAAGATGTCTTACTAATCTCAAGATGGAAGGCTGCTCTAATCTTGGGGGTTTTACTCTTTGTTCAACCAGTCTCTCCACTCTTTGGCTTTCAGATCTCTATTGTCACTCTAAGATGGTAAATAGCGTATGATGTTATGGTACTTATTCTGGGCTGCAAACATATGCGTGATGTGTGTTCACCTCTCTAGGTCTTTAACTGCCCCAACTTGAAGGAAATTTCTGTGGATTTTTCTCGGCAAGAAAATGATACCACTGATCTAACTCTCATGGTGGATGGTCTTGGAAGGAGCTGTCCTAGACTCCAGAGCATTCACATTGCTTCCATCCGGCTTACAAATGCTGTTGTGCTTGCTTTAACAGCAGCAAATTTAAGGTTTGCAATGTTCATCCACTTGGATCTCTTATGACCTTCTTTTCTGAAAGGCACCTTGATTTTCCCTTGATAAAGCTTGTTAATAATTGTTTTACTACCTTGCACATCAGGGGGTTACAAATGCTTTCTCTTGTACTGGGGTCAGAAATAACTGATGCATCTGTTGCAGCTATTGCTTCAAGCTACTCAAGCCTAGAGTTGCTTGATTTAAGCGGGTAAGTTTTACTTCCCTGAGCCATTTTTGTGGTTCCTCCACACTGTGGGTGATAACAAGTAAATGAATGTCGGGTAATCGATACACTGGTTGAGTTTCCTTCTTTTGGTTATTTGCTTCCTGGTATGTCTGCAGATCCACAAAGAATAGTCAGCCCCTTAAACAAAACAAACTGGAgcttaacagcttgtttggattgttgttacatatcgtttcataatgtatctatcatattgtattgtattgtattgtttgatAAATACAACGTTTGGATTGATTGTATCGTTTGCTGTCGATTCATGATGTCACACACtaaaaatatgaagaataaacttgcaacattattaagaaaaaatagaatacaaagtagaattattatataaaaaagtaggttaaataataaaatatgattTTTCAATAATAAGGAAGGGCAAGATGATAGGAAAAAGCAAGGAAACTACGTCACCAAACCAAATCTGCCGTTTCATAAATTGACACTTTTCATTGTTATGAAACGATGAATTTAACTATACGATACAATAAGATTTAAGTAACAATTGAAACAAACATTGtattaaaagtaaatatacaatacaatataatgggtaacaaccatccaaagaAGCTGTTAGTTGATATACTGAAAGCTGTATCACCAACCAACATAGTGGTTGCAATTGAACCATAGTTGATGGTTGACTAGGATATCAATTTGCTTTTGTGGATCTAggcaataacaacaacatacccagtatattcTCATAAGTTGGGTcaggggagggtagtttgtacctAGACCTTACCTTTACCTTGTgtaggtagagaggctatttccgatagaccgtCGGCTCAGGTAAGCACAATATCAGCAGTAAAGAAATGCAATATAAAAAAGTGAACAAGTCATGGAAAGGAAACATATGCAATAGGATCTAGGGAAGTTAGTCTAACGTGAAATTTGGATATCATCTTAAAGTATACCTTCAGTAGACATGGTTATTGGTCCTATATtgcatttgtttctttttttcgGAAGCAACTAATTTATTTGAATGGAAATTGAGGGTAGTATTTTCTATTGCTTTTTTTGTTGTTGCAGGTCCAGCATTAGTGATAGTGGCATTGGAATGATATGCAATGTATTCCCAGAGACATTGTCTAAACTTCTCATTGCTGTTTGTCCAAATATCACTTCAAGTAAACATTCATATCTGCTTCCTTGATTATCCAACCCAGCAACCTGTTGCATGTTCACTAATTTGTTTGGAATTTGTGTTGGATTCTTTTAGGTGGCATTCAATTTGCTACAGCTCAGTTGCCTAATCTAGAGCTAATGGACTGTGGTATGACCATTTGTGATCCGAATCTAGACAGTACAACTCAGGAAAATAATGATCTCCAGTTACAAAGAACTTCAAACAGTAAAATGCACCTTATATATCAAAAACTGATTATTAAACATACCCGCTTGAAGAAACTCAGCTTATGGGGTTGCTCTGGATTAGATGTGAGATTCTTCAGTCAATAGCATCTAAGCTTTCCTTGTCTCCTTTCTGCTTTAGCTGACTGAAATTTTCATGCAGGCATTATATCTGAATTGTCCAGAACTTAAAGATTTGAACCTGAACTCTTGTATAAATCTGAATCCAGGTCTGTTTTTTTGATGTTCCTCTTAAGCCTTTGAGCTTTATGGAAAATAAAGCATTTTCGCTAGAATTGACTTTAATCATTTTTACCTTTCCTTACAGAAAGATTGTTACTCCAGTGCCCCAATCTGGAAAGTGTTCATGCATTAGGTTGCCAGGACATGTTGGTTGAAACCCTTCAGAATCAGGTAAACTAGTGGATATTTCCCACGTTCTGAACTTCATCTTAATTCTGCTTTATCCCCCCTGGATGTGTGTTAACAAAAGACATACAGAGGACAGGGAAAGATAGTCTCTATTAAGTCTCAAATTGGTATTTAATGAAAGCTGTTGAAATACAATAAGTTCCCAACAGAATTACAGTAAAATCTGAAAGAGAAACTTCCTAATAAACAGGAATTACTCAACCAACAGAATACATCCCTAAAGACTAGGTATCCACAAGACTAcaactgaaaaaaaaaacatgccTAAAGACTAGGTATTCACAAGACCACAACTGAAAAATCGTAAGACTAGGTAAGTCCACAACTGATAAATCGTAAGAGTAGGCCCACGACTGAAGAATATCTAAAGTATCTTCTGCAATTAAAAAAAAAGCTGCTTCATCATCATGCCAACTCAGCATCTTGCATCAGCTCATCAAACTCACAGCTCATGAGTTATATTGCAACGGCCTTCTTTACCAGTATGCCGTTTGAACGTGGCCACATTCTTGGTGGCAGAGCAATTTCACTCTTTTCTTATTGGCAAGTCAGTTTGTTTCTTATGATTGTGTTCGACTCTTGCTATTTAGCAATCAAACCTCCTTTGTGTTCTCTTCAAGACACTTATTACTATGTTCCCTGCTTGTTATCTTTTGATGTCTTTCGGAATTGTGAACAAAAATTTCCGGGTGAAACGGAAACATTTGCATGAAATAGTGATCTAAAAGTAACCCTTGGcctggtggcaattgacttgagccttggggtttACTCCCTTTCAAGGTGTCAAGCTCGAAATccactgggtgcaaacaatttTTGAGGGCCATCGGAttgggtaaaacctgaattaaccatggtgcacttgcgggaaactccttgccgagggcctgtATACCCCTGGGATTAGTCGGACTCTTagagactcggacacccggtgcaaataaaaaaaaaatagtgatcTAAAAGTTTCTAGGGAAGTTAAACGAAGGGCACTTCGATTATATTTCTAGAATGTGTTTATTAACTCTGATTCCCCTTTTTGTTGCATGCAGGTTTGCAATGATTTTATAACTGCAGAAGATCATTTTCATTGCAAACGTCTTCCTGATGGCTCGAAAAGGATCATGGTTCCACATTTATTCAGTCCACAGGTAATACTAAGAAATGACTTACTGGATGCTATGTTCCTCATTTCATATATTATTTATCCGAATGGAACTAAAGACATCTGTTTAGTACTGTTCCCATTTCTATTCTAGTGAAATAATGGGTAGAAgcttatttctcttttcaaatatCTATCAAAGAGGGTGACATGGTTTACTTGTTTTGCAGCCAATTGACGGGAAGAAAAAGAGGATTTCGAAGCGCCGCCGTTGTACTGTGCTTGTAAGTTAGTCTACAGTGCCTGTTTTCTGCTGCCATTGTTAGTTTATAACAATTTGTTGTATGAAGAGAAACAGGAGAAACTGCTCATTGTATTCCCTTTCTCAATAAACAAGTAACTCTATGAAACTTGTGGTAAAAAGACGTCACATATTGCGAAAACAAAAGACCAAAGTTTCCCCCACAATAAATCCATTGTTTAGTATCGTTTTGATATGGCAAATGTGGCATTTCTACTTTAGACTATCTTGTATCTAAACTTAAAGtgactttcttttgttctttttctattttgagttcgagtaaaATTAGTTGAAAAATTAGACCATTATTTAAATGTCCAATAATTTTTAATCTTTGAAGGGTCTCTCAGCAATGATGATGTGCATTCAATTGCTTCAAATCATTAACAGATTTTTCTATATATCTATACTTTAGTTAAAAGATAAATTGTTGGACGGTGGTTTAACTAATGGGATTGACAAGAAATTACTTCGACCAAATAACTAATCATGAAAATTATAGTTTTGGACTTAATTCACTTATTCAGCAtagaatttcttttcttttttctttctcatgGAAACTAAAACGTTGCTGGAGTAAGTTCATTTTCATCTTGATATAAACAAGTAATCATAGAATGCTGCACCTTAAGCGTTTTTATGATTGAAAGATTCAAACCAATTCCTTAGAAGGGAGAAGTGTAGCAATAGCCACTTTTAAGcttgctatttaaaatatatctacggtttataatgtatttaaagattagctaACTCACTCAAACTTCAAAATAATAATTGTcctgaatttggaaatttaagATTTATTGTCTTGAATTTTTGAGCTCTTAATTTGAAATTCACGACACTAGTCCTGGACTAATTTAAAATTTAGGAGATAAGATTCGAACTTCTAAACATAATTTTTGAACTTTAGAACACGATAtcctgaagtttgaattttgaagtttaaaCTCTAAGACGCCTTGTCTTGAAGTTTGAACAAAATtggctaatttttaaatatattgtaaattgtgaatatattttaaataatgtgCTTGGCTCTACCTGGCATTATTTCCGCTCTTTAGAATGGACCTTTAACAACATAGTGGACGTGTTTCGTGTAATAGTTGGCTCATTAATAAGAGTGGGTCCCTCAAACCAAAAGTTATGTCAATTAAAAAAAGATTTATATAAGTTACTTGGTATCTATTGCTGATACGAGGTGGTAGGTATTTTGTATAATTAGTCAAGTGCGCACAAGCTGGTTTGGTCACCacaattattaaaaaaaagaattgtaCACACACAACTACAAGtttgttatgataaatatcacattatgatGGATGTTTACTCTTCTttcatgatcttcatctcaaatgcttaatgacatattcaatgacatattttgtatgttcaatgaaatattccatgacatattttcttcattttttatgcctatataaaggccttgtaatagataggaaaatacacacaattgaagaagaaataagaatctctcttcctctctttctatctatatctcttagtttgtttttcttgttctatattgttattttgggttatattttataacatgttatcagcacgagGCTCTACCATCTCAAGAAGATCTTTGAGAAAATTAaggtataatttttctcaaatttgtattttttttaaatgtctgatattatgaaaagaaagttcgttgcccttgaaatttcgggcaagaactatatgacatgggtattggatgctgaaatccatttagatgcaatgggttttggagacgccattaaagataAAGATAAAGCATCTACACAAGACTGTGCTAAGGCTTTGATTTTCTTgtgccatcaccttgatgaagggttaAAAATTGAATATCTCACAGTGAAAGATCCATTTGTTTTGTGGAATGgtttaaaggaaagatatgacaacttaaagttggtcactcttccacaagcacgatatgattaGGCTCATCTTAGGCttcaagactttaagtctgtttctgaatataattctgctatgtttagaattacttctaaattgaaactctgtggagataaTATCAGTGACTATGATATGTTTGAAAAAACATTTAcaacgtttcatgcctccaatatggtcttgCAACAACAGTACCGAGAGAAAGGCTTCACAAAGTACTCTCAGTTGATTTCTCTTCTACTTGTGGCTGAACGAAacaatgaattt
Above is a window of Nicotiana tabacum cultivar K326 chromosome 8, ASM71507v2, whole genome shotgun sequence DNA encoding:
- the LOC107775655 gene encoding F-box/LRR-repeat protein 17, encoding MQGRLHHPHTATPIADVILPKRGKKRGSYTCGRCGVPKKGHVCSFPKDLNPISNPNPNLTPSPSSNPSPDPESFRLPSPLSVVRPQSPPPPPPPQQRLILPQLRRALSFDDIDVTDSCKSDDEEDEFFLDPDNESDVIGSGKLPGYCLWEVFKRLPPPALLTAARVCKGWRDTSRRVWKSAEELRLRVPVKAQIGLVGSVLKKCPGLVKLSVTMESDVDATMLACIAFSCPKLDSIEIFTSGTSVNRITGDELGRFVADKRCLTNLKMEGCSNLGGFTLCSTSLSTLWLSDLYCHSKMVFNCPNLKEISVDFSRQENDTTDLTLMVDGLGRSCPRLQSIHIASIRLTNAVVLALTAANLRGLQMLSLVLGSEITDASVAAIASSYSSLELLDLSGSSISDSGIGMICNVFPETLSKLLIAVCPNITSSGIQFATAQLPNLELMDCGMTICDPNLDSTTQENNDLQLQRTSNSKMHLIYQKLIIKHTRLKKLSLWGCSGLDALYLNCPELKDLNLNSCINLNPERLLLQCPNLESVHALGCQDMLVETLQNQVCNDFITAEDHFHCKRLPDGSKRIMVPHLFSPQPIDGKKKRISKRRRCTVLVS